In the Candidatus Abyssobacteria bacterium SURF_5 genome, AGAGGCAGTTCGACTTCGTGCAGAAATCGTTTCTGTACCACGGCGTCGAGATCCGCCGCGAGCTCGTCGATGAGAAACTCGAGAAAGCCGAGCGCACGCGAACCGGCTACAAATCGCGCAAGGTCATGCGCGGGTAAGTCCTTTTGTCATTTCTGCGGAAGCAGGAATCCAAGATACGCGGCGCCAGCCGCGTCCTTCTAACTTCCTCTCTTGCCTTTATCCGTCGCCCCTACGGTGCGGGAGAGAAGAATTTTTCGTCTTTAATCAATGAAAATCTGCGAAATCAGCGGATGTGAATGCTCCTTTTCCATTGCTTTCCCAGAGATAATTTAGCCCGTCCGCGGTTTTGGGGGAATCTGATATAATGGTGGCTCGAATTGAAAGTGCCCCTTTGAACCTGTAAACGAAAGGATTTGTATCATGTCGAAGATGACGGGCGGCGCGCTGGCTGCGCGGGTGTTAAAGAATGACGGCGTAAAATTTCTGTTCGGGCTGGTCGGCGGTCATATCTATCCAATTATGGAGGGCTGTGTCGAGGAAGGCATCCGTGTGATCGACGTGCGCCACGAGGAGTCGGCTGCTCATATGGCCGAGGGATGGGCGCTCGCGACGGGAAAACCGGGGGTCTGTATCGGGACCGCGGGTCCCGGCTTCACCAACATGCTGACCGGAATCGCGAATTCTTTTGCGGGGGGCACGCCGATCCTGGCGATGGCGGGTCACGCCTCGATTCACGAATTCGATACGGGAGCGCTTCAGGATTTCAACCAGATCGACGTCGTCAAGCCGATGACCAAGTTCGCGCGCACGGTTTACCAGGGCAACCGCATCCCGGAATATATGGGGATGGCGCTCAGGCATGCAACCGGCGGCCGGCCCGGTCCCGCCTTCATCGAGATCCCGATGGATCAGGCATTCGGCGAGGTCGATGCCGATTCCGTCTATCTTCCCGATTGCCACCGGATGCAATCCCCACCGGCAGGCAATCCCAGCGAGGTGGAACGGGCGCTTGCTCTGATCGCGAAGGCGAAAAAACCGGTCATCATAGCCGGCGGCGGCATCTGGTGGTCGCAAGCATACAAGGAACTGCAGGAATTCGTCGAGAAAACGGGAATCCCCGTTTATACGCGCAGTTCGGCGCGCGGCTCGGTTCCCGACGATCACCCCCTGTGCATGGGGCCGGGTTTCACGTTCGATCCTTCGTTCCGCAATACGCTGAACGAAAGCGATCTTTTGATCATGTTGAGCACGCGCTTCGGGTTCACCTTCAACGCGCAGTTCCTCCCGCAGTCGCTCAAGATGATCAGAGTGGACATCGAGCCGGCGGAGCTGTGCACCGGCCGCACGCCCGACGTCGGCATCGCGGGCGATGTGAAGCTTGTTCTGCGGCAATTCATCAGCGGTGTAAAGAAGGTATCGTTTCACGAATGGGCGGCGCAGCTTAAAGAGGCGCGCAAGCAGATGCGGCAGATGTTCGAGCCGATGTTTACATCCGATCAGATCCCCATTCATCCGCTGCGGCTGTGCAGAGAGATCACGCCGTTCATCGATAAGAACACGATCCTCTGCACGGACGGCGGCGATATGTGCGTCTGGGGCAATCTGGCGCTTCCGGCCGTCGGCCCCGGCCAATTCATCTCGCTGGTATCCTCGATCTTCGGGTGTCTCGGCGTCGGCATTCCCTACGCGATAGCCGCCAAGCTGGCTCATCCGGAGAAAAAGGTGATCGTTACCACCGGCGACGGCAGCTTCGGGCTCACCCTGATGGAATTCGACACGGCGCTGCGTCACAACGTCCCGTTTGTCGCCGTCATCGGCAACGACGCGTGCTGGGGAATGATCGAGCGCCCGCTGAGGAACAGGAAGGGAATCACCGTCGGATGCAGGCTTGCCCCGCGAAGATATGACAAGATAATAGAAGCGATGGGCGGCCACGGAGAATTCGTCGAGCGGCCGCAGGATATCGGACCGGCGATCCAGCGCGCGCTCGATTCCGGCCTGCCCGCCTGCGTGAACGTGATGATCGATCCGGAAATTGGGCCGGGCCTGCAGGAGATGTAGTCTGCGGAAAATTTTGGCGGCGCTACGGGCAGGTTTTAAACCTGCCCGTCTGTTGGCATTTTTTCTGCTGTAAAAGTCCATTTTTTGGTTTCACTTCTGCCGTGGTAAATGCGAAGTTACTCGCACATTCAAGACCGGCCGAATGAATTCGGCCCTACCAAAAGGGGTTTTGCAGCGGAATCCACATTTGAGGCTTGTCCCCAATGACAAATAGCGAGGCGTCCGGAGAACAGACGGAGAAGAACGGAAAAGAAGAGGATGGAATTCCGCTAGAGCAGGAAAACGAGAAGGCGAAAACATATAACCGCGAGAAGCGGCGCCTCTTTGTGATCGAACTGGCGGTGGGTCTTCTCTTTCTTGTTCTCTTCTTTTTTTCAGGCGCTTCGCCGGCCGTGGCGCGCGGTGTTGAATCAGCGTCCCGGAATCCGTGGGTTGTGGTTCTGCTGTATGTCGCCGTAACGGGCGCTCTCTTCGAGCTGATCGGGTTGCCGCTCGATTTCTACGGCAGCTATGTCTTGGAGCATAAATACGGCCAATCGACTCAGAATCTCCGAGGATGGGCGTGGGACCAGGTGAAGGGCCTGCTGGTAAATTTTGTGATCGGGGTCTCACTTGTTGAGGTGGTCTACTGGCTGCTCCGGAATTATCCAAATACGTGGTGGGCGATCGGGGCGCTGCTGTTCGTCCTGTTCGCCGTCATCATGACCGTCCTTGCGCCCGTCGTGCTGCTGCCGATCTTCTATAAGGTCATTCCACTGAGGGATGAAGAGTTGAAGCGGCGCATCCTTGCTCTGTCCGAGAAGGTAGGGACGCGGGTAGAAGGAGTCTATGAGATGGATATGAGCCGCAAGACTCGGGCGGCGAACGCGGCATTGGTTGGGCTCGGCAACACGCGCAGAATCATTTTGGGTGACACCCTTCTCGAGCGGTATCGGCGCGATGAAATAGAGGTCGTGCTTGCCCATGAACTGGGTCATCACACACATGCGGATATCTGGAAAGGGCTCATCTTCCAATCATTCATCTTCTTCCTCGGATTCTACATTACCTACCTCGTCCTGAACGCTTTTTCGAACACTTTCGGCTTGCGCGGCGTCGCCGACATTGCGGGATTTCCGCTTCTCGTGCTGGTCTTCAGCGGGGTTTCCCTGGTCTTCCTGCCGATTATCAACGGCTTTACCAGACGACTCGAGCGGAGTGCCGATGACTTCGCGCTCAGGGTGACCCGTAATCCCCGCGCCTTCATCTCGATGATGGCCAAGCTGGGCCGGCAGAACCTCTCCGAGTTTGAGCCAAGCCGGCTCGTGGAAATCCTTCTATATTCACACCCGCCGATCAGCAAGAGGATTCGGCACGCACACGAAGTCTTTCCTGAAAGCACGGGCGGCGGCCATTGAGGTTGAAAAGGGCTCGGCTTTTGATTACACTGAAATACAGTAAGGTGTAGTGCGGCAAGGCCGCGACGTGAAACAGCGCCCTTATCGGGCGACCCGCCGGGTCGCCCCTATGGTCAAAGCCACAACGGCACTTCCAGATTTCAGATGAGATAATAAAGGGGCTCGTGATCCAGTGAAAAGAGAAAGCGTTCTCTTCCAATTCGTTTTGTTACCGCTCACTCTCCTGTTGAGCGTTGCAACCGCGTGCTCGAATCTGACCGGCTGGCGGATTCCCGGGACAGAAAAAGGAGCGGCGGCCACGACCGCGGTGTATCTTGTGTTGGAAAACGTCGAGACTCTGCCGGAGGAGACAAGGACGCTGGGGGAGATTTACGTGGATGACGCTTTTTTCGGATACACGAGCCGCCCGAAGTATTCTCGGTACGTCGGCAATGAGATGGTTGTGGGCTCGGTTCAGATACAAAGGGAAAAGGTTCATACCATCTCCGTCAGGTTCCCCTCATATCTCCCATTCGAGACAACGCGCTACTTCGGGACGCTTCCCGAATATTCGGTGACCTTCAGTTTAAGAAAAGATATGGCCGCGGAACCTGAGGAACCGCAAGAGAGCGATGCGCCTGTCGAAGCTGTTCAAGAGAAGAAGTGGTATCACTTGTGGTGAATATGGGAAGATATTATAGAGATTCGCGATTCCAATATCCCATCATGATGCCGCCGGCCGTGAAGTGGCTGATTATCGCCAACGTTTCCGTCTTCCTGCTGCAGAATATCATTGCCGCCGCGTTTCGTTTTCCGATTGCTGCGATCCTCGGGCTGAATGCGAATGCGGTCCTTCACGGGATGGTCTGGCAATTGGCGACGTACATGTTTCTGCATCTGGACCTGATGCACATCCTGTGGAACATGTTTGCCTTGTGGATGTTCGGGCGCGATATCGAGCAGACGGGGGGGACGCGCTCATTTCTTTCCCTGTACTTCTTTTCCGGAGTCGGAGCCGGACTGCTCAGTTTTCTCACCAGTCTTGGAAGCAACACGACGACCATTGGCGCGTCCGGCGCCATATTCGGCATCCTGGTCGCCTTCGGCATGATGTTTCCGAATCGGATCGTGCTCGTGTTTTTCATGTTTCCCATGCGCGCCCGCAATTTTGTCATCCTGTTCGGTTTGCTCGAATTGTACATGACGGTCAGCGCCGGCGCGTACGGTGGAGGGATCGCCCGGTTTGCGCATCTTGGGGGTATCCTATTCGGTTATATTTATGTCAAGTACGGCCACACGTTTCGTTTCTCGCTCCCCAAAATCAAGGTCAACATCGGCTCGGCGCGCCGACAGAAAAAAGAAGAAGACTGGCTTCGGTTTATCGAGGAGGAAGTCGACCCGATCCTCGACAAGATCAGTCGCGAGGGCATCCACACTCTGTCGCGCAAGGAGCGCAAGATTCTGAAAAAGGCCCGCGGGCGCCGGAGGGACGAGTGAGGGAGGCCGATCGACTGAGGGCGCTTGCCATATCCGCGGGAGCATCTCTGTTCGGTGTCGCCGATCTGGACGTGATCCGGGCGGAAACGGATTTGCTCGATTCCTGCTATAATGACTATACTCGCGGGATATCCCTCGGAGTGCGGTTGAATCCAGCCGCGCTGGCGGATATCGTCTCGGGCCCGACGGCGGGCTATTGCGCCGAATACCTGAGGGTGAACGCGTTGCTCGATGCGCTCGCCACGGATGTTGCGGCAGAGCTGAAGAGCATGGGCGCGCGGGCGGAGTGCATCCCGGCTTCCCGCGTGGTGGACTGGGAAAAGCTTCGCGGGCATCTCTCTCACAAGCTGATCGGGCGCTATGCGGGACACGGCTGGATCGGAAAGAACATCCTGCTCGTGAATCCTGATTTTGGCGCGCGGGTGCGGTATGTGACGGTCTTGACCGATCTGCCGCTCGAACCGAATGTTCCGACAGGCGAGAGCTGCGGTGCGTGCAGCCGATGCGTCCGCGTGTGCCCGGCAGGCGCGATCGCGCAAGAGCCGGCGCAATTCGATCTGATGGCGTGCTTTCAGCAACTGATTCGGTTCAATGATCTCTTAGGAGACGATCATTACATTTGCGGTTTGTGCGTTTCCGCTTGCAGGGGGAAAACTGCGGGGAGGGACGCAAACGATGGGACAGGTTCAGACGCCTCGCCCGGTTAAACTGCTGGTGGGAATGCTGGCGGGTTCGCCTGCGCTTTTCGCAATTGCCGAGAAAGAGCTGATTCAAAAATTCGGAGCTGTCGATGTCGCGAGCGAGTTGATCCCATTCGATTTCACCAATTATTACGCCGAGGAGATGGGGCCGAACCTGCTGAGAAAATTTGTCGCATTCGAGAGCCTGATTAATCCGAAGGAGCTTGCTCCCGCAAAATTGTACACGAACGAGGTCGAGCGAGAAATCTCGCAACGGCTCGGGAGCGAGCGACGGCTCATTAATCTGGACCCCGGCTATATTGCGCTCTCAAAGCTTGTGCTGGCATCGACAAAAGATTATTCGCACCGCATCTACCTTGGAGACGGCATCTTCGCCGAAGTGACGCTCCATTATGCGAATAGAAGGTTTAATCCGTGGCCATGGACGTATCCCGATTACAAGACTGAGGCGTATCTTCATTTTTTCGAGTCTGTGCGCAGCCGATATCTTGAGACCCTGAAGAGAGTGGGCGTATGAGAGCAGGTACAGCGCGAAGCGCGATCTCTCGTTTCGTTATGCATGCGCTTCAGGGAATGGTTTTCTTTATCATCATTTTTGCAATCGATCCGCCTGCGCATGCAGAGATCCGGCTATATCATTTGCGGGTGACTCTTCGATCGGGCGAGCGATATGAGACGATTTCCGCCGTCGATCCATTCTCTTACTGCTCGCGCAGTGGCGGGCTTGTAGTGTATCTGCGCGACTATTCATTGATTTACAGCCCGCAGATGAAGGTGAAGATCCTGCGCACCTGGACTGAGCCGACCGGCGATCTTGCGGGACGGTAGGAGGAAATCCTGCGGACAAATGGGATGCTCTTCAATCATAACCATAAACCGATCCCGCGGCTGGGCCCGCTCGAGTTGAGCGATATGTGCCGGCCGGAGTGAATAAGGGAAAATTAGGATGGGATATGCGGTTTCCGCTGACGGGGAGAAGAAGATGCCACCGAACGAGCGCAAAGACGACCGGAACTTCATGGTGAAGATTACGGATATCGGTCATGCCACCGTGCTCATCGAATTGGCGGGAATGAATGTCCTGACCGATCCGTGGTTTACTGATCCGATTCTGGGAGTGGTTACGCACCCGCGTCAAATTGGAATGAAGCTTGAGGATCTTCCCAAGCTCGACTTGATTTTGATATCGCACGGCCATTTCGACCATTGTGACATCAAAGGGCTCGCCCGTTTGGATAAATCGACCGTGACAGTCGTGCCCGAAAATCCGACGGCTGTCCGTCTCAGGAGATTGGGATTTACGAGCGTCTTGGAGATGGCGCCCTGGCAATCGAAAAAGATCGGGCGACTGCTTGTGAGCGCTTTTCCGGCCGATCACCCGGCGAAAGAGTGCACCTACGTTCTTTCCGACGGAACGTGCTCAGTGTTTTTTGGCGGAGACACGCGCTACATCAAGGAGCTTCACGAGATCGGAGAGAGATTTGATATCTCGGTTGCCCTGCTTCCGGTAAACGGCCTGAGCTTGCCGTTCATGGGGAAAGTGGTGATGGACCCGATCGAGGCGGCCGAAGCGGCGGTGCAACTGAAAGCCCGGGTCGTGATACCGATTCATCACAACATTTCGCTCACCGTCCCAGGCCTGAAGAAGCTGTTTGACCGTGGCGCGCCGGGCACACCTGAACAGTTTGCGGTAGAGATGCGGAGACGCAACAGCCACATAAAAGTTGTGGCGCTGAATCCCGGCGAAAGCTGGAAAATCGATTAGAGGAACAGAATGCTCCTGAGAGCAGGAGCAAAATTTCGCGTCCGGCTTCACCTGTGAAATTTCGTATCGTTAGGGTATTCCGCCGATTCCTTTGGCCCCAAGAGCAACACAAACTCCCGGAACAGGTCCTGGTCGAGGCCGCCTTCCATTTCAGAACGCATTATCTGGAGGGCGGGAAACGTCTTTTCGGCTATTTTATAAGGACGCGCAGTGGTAAGCGCATCGAAGATATCGGCGAGGGCGGCGATGCGCGCGTAGCGATGGATTGCATCACCGCGCAGACCGCGGGGATAGCCGGATCCATCCACTTTCTCATGATGATCGGCCACAATGGCCAGAACGCCCTCTTTCAGTTCCCCCACCTCCCGCAAAAGCCTGACGCCGTGCTCCGGATGCTGCTTCATGATCACCCATTCGTTTTTGTTGAGCGGCCCCTTTTTGTTCAAAATGCTGCGGTCAATGCCGCTTTTGCCTATGTCGTGGAGAATGAGGCCCGACCCGATGGTATTAATTTCCTGAATGCTGAATTCACCCAGCCTGTGAGACAGCGCCATTCCGAAAATCGCGACATTGACCGAATGGGTGTAGGTATAATAATCGAATGAGGTGGCCGCCATAAGGCTGAAGAAAGCGCGAGATTCCGTGAGCAGGTAATTGGCGAGATTCGAGATCAGCTTCTTCGAGCGCTGGATGTGTTCACCCGACCTGGGATTCTCCAGGAGTTCCTCAACCAGCCCCGTCGCACATGTATATGCCAATTCGGACTTATCATCGGTTGAGACTTTGTCATCAGCTAATACGGTCTCCAGATTTCTCTCAAGATACCGATGGTATTCTCGTTTTTCCGAGAAATGGATAAAAAGCTGCTCAATTCCTTGTTCGACCAGGTTCCATAGTGCTCGCTCCGTGAACAAAATATTTCTGGCACGGTACAGCACAAATCGATCAGCGCCGGCGCGTTCCGATATACGCAGGTAGATATCGAAGCTGGTTACCGTATCCACCCGCAAGCTCTGGAGCGTGATAGGCAGAAACTGAGCACCTTCAGCTATCTGGTCCATCTTTCCCGCGGCCAGCTAATGACTCGAGGATACCTGCAAGCGTGTTGGGGTAGAAATATTTTAGAATAATTCGCCAAATAATGTCAATGAAATTCTTGTTCGTGGCGTAAGAAAGCATCCTGAAATGGAAAAATTTGTTTTGTTGGTGTATAATGTGGTTCAATTTGGAATAGGTCGCGAACGCTGGGCGCTTCCTGCGTCGGCAACTGAGTTCCAGAGGGCGGCACGACAAATGAACGTTGCTGAATCTCTACTGAGGAGGAGAAACAAATGAAAAGGTTAGTAGCAGTTCTGTTGATGGTCGTCTTGGGCGGTTCACTCATTGTTGCCTGTGGTCAGCAGCAAGGGCAAGAAGAAGAGCAAACTCAGCCGATGGAACAACCGGCAGAGCAACCCATGGAGCAACCCATGGAGCAGCCCATGGAGCAGCCGACGGAACAACCGATGGAACAGCCGGCAGAGCAGCCGATGGAACAGCCGGCAGAGCAGCCCATGGAACAACCGGCAGAAGAGCCTGCCCAGTAGCTTGCAAGAAGTCGTACAAGCGGTGCTCAATGTCCTCGCGTAACGGAATTTCAGCCAGCCCGAAAAAGGTTATTGAGATGCGGCAACGGTAACGAAAAGGGCGCAAACAAGCGCCTGTTTTGATTCGGTTAAGGAGCCCTCCAGCATTTTCGGCGGCGTCAGGTAAGGATGCCGCCGATTCTTTTTTCCGTGCCTGATACTCAATCCGCTTTCTTCTGCCAGCCCCCGACATGCCGTTGCACATGAGGGGGTGTCGCAAAATACAGTGTTTACTGTATAGTATCGGACGCAAATCGCTATCAGAGTATTTATTAATGGTATGAGGTTTTTGATTGTGAACCTCAGAGGACTGCAAAAACCGCATTCCAGACAAAGAGGCGGATGTTAGGGCATCAACTAAACAAGATAAGGAGGAACTGTCTATGAGAAATTTAGTCACCGTCCTGTTGGTGGTTTTGATGATTGCCAGTTTTGCGGCGGCCGATGCGACATGGGCTCAGCAGCAAGGACAACAGCAGAGGCAGCAGCAGGCGCAGCAGCTTCAGAACGCGTTCCGGCTGAGCGAACTGAAGGACATGAAAGTTCAAACCCAGCAGGGGCAGGAGCTCGGGGAAATTCAGGACATCGTGGTGGATAAACAGGGGCAGAACGCGTATCTTATCATGTCCGGCGACAAAGTCGGTCAGCAAAACAAGTTGATTCCCATCCCGATCAAGGCGGCGAATCCGCAATTACAGAAAGATGCCCTTGTCATCAGCGTGAGCCAGCAGCAACTGAGAAGCGCCCCCGGCTTCGACGAGAACAACTGGTCGCAATTCACTCAGATCCAGCAGAGAGTGAATACATATTATCAGCAGGGCGCCGCGGGCGCACAGCAACAGATGCAGGGAGGTCAACAGGGTCAGCAAAAGAAGCAACAATAACTGCGAGACTGAACTCTTTAGTTGATTCAGCCCTAACTCAGCATTTCCTTAAGGACCTGGCGATATCCTTCCGGATATCGCCAATTTTTTGTAAGGAGGCGGGGCCCATCGGCAGATTTCCGGGACACCGGCGAAGCTCTCCTGCCCTGCCCAAAAATTACGCTCGATGAGTATTGCAGGAAGGTATTGGCGACGGCAAACTATGGAAAACCCCCTTGTCAGGAAACCAAAACAAGGAGCCGTTTTATGAAAGCTGTGGTTTTTCATGATATAGGCGATATTCGTTTTGAAGATGTATCGGAGCCTCAGATCAAAGAGCCAACGGATGCGATCGTGCGGCTTACCGCCACGGCGATTTGCGGGACCGATCTGCACATGATCCGGGGAACCATGTCCGGAATGGAGCCGGGAACAGTGCTCGGGCATGAGGGTGTGGGCATCGTCGAGCAGGTGGGTCCCGGAGTTCGGAACTTGAAGGAAGGCGACCGGGTAGTCATTCCTTCCACCATCGCCTGCGGCTACTGCTCGTATTGCCGCGCCGGCTATTATGCCCAGTGTGACAACGCCAATCCCAACGGCAAGCGCGCGGGCACGGCCTTTTTCGGGGGACCGAAACTGGCCGGAGCCATTCACGGGCTTCAGGCGGAGAAGGCGCGGATTCCCTTTGCCAATGTAGGACCCGTAAAGATAGACAGTCTCACCGATGACGAAGCGATTCTGCTGTCCGACATTTTCCCGACCGGCTACTTCGGGGCCGACATCGCCCAAATTCATCGCGGGCATACGGTGGCGGTGTTCGGGTGCGGCCCCGTCGGCCAATTCGCCATTCTCAGCGCAAAGCTGTTTGGGGCCGGGCGCATTTTCGCCATCGATCATGTGCCGTGCCGACTCGAGATGGCGAGGGCGCAAGGCGCCGAGACAATCGATTTCAGCAAAGAAGACCCGGTGGAAGCCATCATGAGCCTGACGGGCGGAATAGGCGTTGACCGCGCAATTGACGCCGTGGGCGTGGACGCCGAGAGTCCGCACAGCGGGCCTGCTGCGGAAAAGGTAAAAAAAGAAAGAGAAGAATACGAGCGCGAGCTGAGCCAAGTGGCCCCCAGGAAGACGAAAGGACAGGCGTGGAAGCCGGGCGATGCGCCGTCACTGGCGCTGACGTGGGCGGTTGACGCCCTGGCGAAAGCGGGCTTGCTTTCGGTTATCGGGGTTTATCCGCAGACGGTCAGGTTGTTCCCCATCGGGCAGGCAATGATGAAGAACCTCAGGATCCACATGGGCAACTGCAACCACCGCAGTTACATCCCGATGCTGGTCGACCTGGTTCAAAGCGGCGCGGTCCAGCCGACGAAGATATTGACCAACGTTGAGCCGTTCACTTCGATCATAGATGCCTATAAGGCATTCGACCATCGGCAACCCGGTTGGATCAAGGTGGAGCTGAAGCAGGCGGCATAAAGAAGATACAGCCTGTCATGCAATTTTGCGCCGCCCGCCGGATTCTGCTGTGCCTGCGGTATGGGATCGGTGATTTCGTAATGGAGACACCTGTCCTGCAGGCGTTGCGTGAAAGCTCGCCGCACGCACACATAACGGCTGCGGGAGCATACCCGGCCATTGAACTGCTTGAGGGAGATCCCCGAATCGACGCTCTCATGTGCATCCAGAAGTGGGAGCGCTTTCGGTCCATCTCGGTGCCTTATTGAGGGAAAATTCCTCACTCGCGGCGAAAGTTGTATCAACCATATATCATCGGCTGAAGTGTATGCCGCCGCAAAAAGGTCTTTCGGCCCCGGTTCACGAGAAAGCGGCCGGTCTGCAATTTAACTACTTTACCTTATTTCCAGAGACATGTTCGGGATCAAGAATTAGGAGGGTGTATTTGTCTCGGAGAACCAAAGGAGGATAGACAATGCCGCAAGCTGATCTTTTTATGGAAATCCATAGCGATCATGAGCAGGTCCAGGGGATTTTGGAGAAGCTGGTTCAGACGTCGAAAGGCGGGCGGAAAAACAGAGAGAATCTATTTGAAAAACTGAAGATAGATCTGATTCCGCATATGAAGGCGGAAGAGAAGGTTTTTTATCCGGTCCTCGCCAAGGAGAAACGCGCAAGAGAAGACGCCCTTGAGGCTTTAGAGGAGCATCATGTCGCCGAAATGGTGCTGAAAGAATTGGATAAGATGCCGAAAGACCAGGATGAGTGGAAGGCAAAATTACTCGTCTTCAAGGAACTGATCAGAAAGCACATCGAAGAAGAGGAGAGCAAAATTTTCGATGACGCCCGGAAAGCCTTTGATCAAGAGCAGATCTCGGACATCTTTGAGGAATTCCAGAAGAATAAACAGTCTTTGAAGAACCGGTTGAGCAAGAAAGCCGCGGCTTAAGCACGGCTTCAGACATTGCTGATCGTCAGCGTCGTAAAAAAGAATGGGAATGAGAAAAGGAGGTCCCCTTTGGATACAAAGGAAACCGCAAAAAAACTGAGCTCGCTGGTGCAGCTGGACATTGATGCAGAATATGCATACGGGCAGGCGATAGATGAAATCAAGGAGTGGCCCATCAAGAACAGGCTTATTGAATTTCGCGACGACCACAAACGGCACGTTGCGGAGCTGTCAGTCGCGATTCGCGAACTGGGAGAAACGCCTCCTGAATACAAGCGTGACACAAAGGGTTTTTTGCTGGAGGGTTTCACGGCCATTCGGAGCAAGACGGGGACGGAAGGCGCGCTCAAAGCAATGAGGTCGAACGAGAAGACAACCAATAAGAGTTACAATAAGGCCCGCTCCTGGGACGTAACCCCATCGATCAAGGCTCTTATCGAGAAGAATTACGAGGATGAAAGGAGACATCTCGAATATATCGAAACAGCCCTGGAAACTAAACTGTGGAAGAAGACGGCCTGATCCCGATCCAGAATCACCAAAAGATATGCTCTTATTCATTGTTCCGTTGGGAATAGATTCGCGAACCGTGCCGGAATATGAGGGCGCAAGGGAATACTTGAGACCCGACAATTGAAACCAGTCGAAGAACCGGATGGAGCAAGAAGAGGGCGAGCTTGCGCTGTCTGCTATGCCGGCGAGGACTACTCGCGGAATCCAGAATAAGAATCGCTTCCCGGGAAAAGGAGAAAGTTATGAATCATCTTCAAGAGATGATTGAAGCGCATCCTGGAAAAATCAAGATCGACAAAAACAATCTGATGAGAACAATCGACACACTCACTTCGTGTGCCGATACGTGCATTCTCTGCGCGGACGCCTGTCTGGCAGAGGACAATGTGAAGCAGCTCGTGAAATGCATTCGGCTCAATTATGACTGCGCCGACGCTTGCAGCGCCGCCGCGCGAATGCTGCTTCGCCAGGTGGGCGCAGACATGGGCCTGCTTCACAAACAACTGGAGGTCTGCGCCGCGGCATGCCGTGTCTGCGGACAGGAATGTGAACAGCATGCAGCCCACCACGAGCATTGCCGTATTTGTGCGGAGACCTGCCGCGCTTGTGAAAAAACATGCGACCGCATCATTCAGGAAATGACGGTGGCTCGCTAATCTTTGAAAGAAAAGGAGCCTGTTTCCGCTTCTCGCGGAGAAGAAACAGGCGCCACGTTTTTCAGGTCGGCGGCAACAGCGGTTATTCCTGCAGGAGGAATTTTCAGCCGTTTACAATGCGGCCTCCATTGGGGTGAAGTATCTGACCGGTCATGTACGACGAGTCATTGCTTGCCAAGAAAACGTAACAGGGGGCTACTTCTTCCGGCTGGCCGGCTCGTCCCATTGGAGTGTTTCCGCCGAATTCCGCAACGTGATCCTCGTCATAGCTGGCCGGGATCAAGGGTGTCCAGATGGGGCCGGGGGCCACTCCATTCACGCGTATGCCCCGGTCAACGAACTTCAGCGCCAGCGAT is a window encoding:
- a CDS encoding PRC-barrel domain containing protein; translation: MRNLVTVLLVVLMIASFAAADATWAQQQGQQQRQQQAQQLQNAFRLSELKDMKVQTQQGQELGEIQDIVVDKQGQNAYLIMSGDKVGQQNKLIPIPIKAANPQLQKDALVISVSQQQLRSAPGFDENNWSQFTQIQQRVNTYYQQGAAGAQQQMQGGQQGQQKKQQ
- a CDS encoding ferritin-like domain-containing protein, whose amino-acid sequence is MLIVSVVKKNGNEKRRSPLDTKETAKKLSSLVQLDIDAEYAYGQAIDEIKEWPIKNRLIEFRDDHKRHVAELSVAIRELGETPPEYKRDTKGFLLEGFTAIRSKTGTEGALKAMRSNEKTTNKSYNKARSWDVTPSIKALIEKNYEDERRHLEYIETALETKLWKKTA
- a CDS encoding glutathione-dependent formaldehyde dehydrogenase, yielding MKAVVFHDIGDIRFEDVSEPQIKEPTDAIVRLTATAICGTDLHMIRGTMSGMEPGTVLGHEGVGIVEQVGPGVRNLKEGDRVVIPSTIACGYCSYCRAGYYAQCDNANPNGKRAGTAFFGGPKLAGAIHGLQAEKARIPFANVGPVKIDSLTDDEAILLSDIFPTGYFGADIAQIHRGHTVAVFGCGPVGQFAILSAKLFGAGRIFAIDHVPCRLEMARAQGAETIDFSKEDPVEAIMSLTGGIGVDRAIDAVGVDAESPHSGPAAEKVKKEREEYERELSQVAPRKTKGQAWKPGDAPSLALTWAVDALAKAGLLSVIGVYPQTVRLFPIGQAMMKNLRIHMGNCNHRSYIPMLVDLVQSGAVQPTKILTNVEPFTSIIDAYKAFDHRQPGWIKVELKQAA
- a CDS encoding four-helix bundle copper-binding protein; this translates as MIEAHPGKIKIDKNNLMRTIDTLTSCADTCILCADACLAEDNVKQLVKCIRLNYDCADACSAAARMLLRQVGADMGLLHKQLEVCAAACRVCGQECEQHAAHHEHCRICAETCRACEKTCDRIIQEMTVAR
- a CDS encoding HD domain-containing protein, with protein sequence MDQIAEGAQFLPITLQSLRVDTVTSFDIYLRISERAGADRFVLYRARNILFTERALWNLVEQGIEQLFIHFSEKREYHRYLERNLETVLADDKVSTDDKSELAYTCATGLVEELLENPRSGEHIQRSKKLISNLANYLLTESRAFFSLMAATSFDYYTYTHSVNVAIFGMALSHRLGEFSIQEINTIGSGLILHDIGKSGIDRSILNKKGPLNKNEWVIMKQHPEHGVRLLREVGELKEGVLAIVADHHEKVDGSGYPRGLRGDAIHRYARIAALADIFDALTTARPYKIAEKTFPALQIMRSEMEGGLDQDLFREFVLLLGPKESAEYPNDTKFHR
- a CDS encoding hemerythrin domain-containing protein; the protein is MPQADLFMEIHSDHEQVQGILEKLVQTSKGGRKNRENLFEKLKIDLIPHMKAEEKVFYPVLAKEKRAREDALEALEEHHVAEMVLKELDKMPKDQDEWKAKLLVFKELIRKHIEEEESKIFDDARKAFDQEQISDIFEEFQKNKQSLKNRLSKKAAA